CTTCCCTTTCAACACCCCGAGGTCAGCGTCCTGGTCGTAGTAGATCTTCGCTGGCATAGCTTTCCTCGGAGGGGGGCGCCGCCCCCCTTCCGAACCTCCCCCCTTTTTATCGGAGAGGGCCTCGACGGCCCCCTCCGGGGCCTCCCCCATTGCTGTTCGAGCGTGGCGGGTTCGGCCATGCCGTGAGGCAGGCCACCCGCCGCGCGAGGCCCGAGTCGATTGCGCGGGCCGGGTACCCGCGCAGCGGGTGCGCGCTCGAAACGGCCCCACACAACGTCATCCGCCTCGGCCCGCTTAGTCGGCGAAGCCGACGATCCGAGGGTCCTGCGAGAGTGCGCCGTCCGCGGCCTTCGCCTTGCCGAGCTTCTCCTCGCTCCTGCGGACCCGGGCCTTGGACCCACGCGCGATAGCCACCTTGCCGGTGCGGACCAGTTCCTGGATCCCGAAGGGCCGGAGCAGCTCCACGATGGCGTCGATCTTCTGCTCGTCGCCGGTGGCCTCGAGCGTGAAGGTCGTCGGCGTCACGTCCACGACCTTGGCGCGGAAGATGTCCACCGTCCGCAGGACCTCCGCGCGGTTCGCCGGTTCGGCGTTGACCTTCATCAAGACCAGTTCCCGCTCGACATGGTTCTCCTCGGTCAAGTCGGTCACCTTGATGACGTCGATGAGCTTGTGGAGCTGCTTGATGACCTGCTCGATGACGAACTCGGCACCGCGCACGACCAGCGTCATGCGCGAGACCGTGGGGTCCAGCGTCTCGCCCACCGAGAGGCTCTCGATGTTGTAGCCCCGGGCGCTGAAGAGGCCCGCCACCCGTGACAGGACCCCGAAGCGGTTCTCCACCAGCACCGCGATCGTATGCTTCCTCGGCTCCGTTCCGTTCTGCACTTCTTTCCTCGGAGGGGGGCTCCGCCCCCCCTTCCGATGCCTCCCCCCGTTCTAAGATTGCGCCGGCAAAGCCTGCGCTCGAAACGACGTTAAAAGCCGGTCTGGGACTTGGCGGCCCGCTCCTTCACGGCCTTGCCCGGTCGGTCGAGGATCATGTCCTTGTTGGCGCCGCCGGCCGGCACCATCGGGAACACGTCTTCCTCCCGGTCGACCATCATGTCCACGACCACCGGGCCCGGCGTCACAAACGCCTTTTCCAGGGCCGGCACCACCTCGCTCGGCTTGGTCGCGCGGATCCCGACGCAGCCGTACGCCTCGGCCAGCTTCACAAAGTCGGGGCTCGCCGACAGGTCGATGGAGCAGTAGCGCTCCTTGTAGATGATCTCCTGCCACTGACGCACCATCCCGTGGTAGCCGTTGTTGATGATCACGGTCTTCACGGGCAGGCGGGACTCGAAGCAGGTGGCCAGCTCCTGGCTGTTCATCACGAAGCTGCCGTCGCCGTCGATGTTCACCACCAGCATATCGGGGTGCGCCGCCTGCACGCCGAGCGCCGTCGGCAACCCGTAGCCCATCGTGCCGAGGCCGCCGGACGTGCACCAGTGGCGGGGGTACTTGAACCTGTAGTACTGGGCCGCCCACATCTGGTGCTGGCCCACGCCGGTGACGATCAGGGCCTCGCCCCGGGTGAGGTTCGAGATCTCCTGCATCACATACTGCGGCTTGATGACCTCGTCGTCCCAGTCGTAGCGGAGCGGGAACCTGGCCTTCCACTCCGCGATCTGCGCGTGCCACTGCTTGCGGGCCTCCCGCACGATGGACGGCACGTCGTCGCGCACCTCCTCTTTGATGGCCTCGATGAGCTTGGCCAGTACCCGGCGGGCGTCGCCGACGATCGGGATGTGGACCTGGATGTTCTTGGAGATGGAAGACGGGTCGATGTCGACGTGGATGATCTCGGCGTTGGGCGCGAAGAACTCGACCTTCCCCGTCACGCGATCGTCGAAGCGCGCCCCCACGGCGATCAGGCAGTCCGAGTTGTAGACCGCCATGTTCGCATAGTAGGTCCCGTGCATCCCCAGCATGTCCAGCGACAGCGGGTGCTCGGAGGGAAAAGCGCCGAGGCCCATCAGCGTCGTCGTCACCGGGATCTGGGTGAGCTCCGCGAGCTTCAGCAGCTCCCTGTAGGCGTCGGAGGAGATGACGCCGCCCCCGACGTAGAGCACGGGGCGCTTGGCGCGCAGCATGGCCTTGGCGGCCTTCTTGATCTGGCCCGGGTGCCCTTCGTAGGTGGGGTTGTAACTCCGGAGGTGAACCCGTTCCGGGTAGTGGAACTCCCACTCCTTGACGAGCACGTCCTTCGGCAGGTCGACGTGAACCGGTCCGGGGCGGCCCGTGGAGGCGATGTGGAAGGCTTCCTTGACGATGGTTCCCAACTCGCTCCCGTCCTTCACCAGGAAGTTGTGCTTGGTGCACGGGCGGGTGATCCCGACGTTGTCGGCCTCCTGGAAGGCGTCGTTCCCTATGAGGTGGGTGGGCACTTGGCCGGTGAAGGCCACGATCGGGATCGAGTCCATGTACGCGTCCTGGAGCGCGGTCACCAGGTTCGTCGCCGCCGGCCCGGACGTCACCAGCGCCACGCCCACCTTGCCGGTCGTCCGCGAATAGCCCTCGGCCGCGTGACCCGCAGCCGCTTCCTGGCGCACCAGGATGTGCTTGAGCCCGGCGAAGTCATACAGCGCGTCGTAGATCGGCAGGACCGCGCCACCCGGAAGCCCGAAGACGACGTCCACGCCTTCGCGCTTGAGACACTCCAAGAAGATCCGTGCACCTGAGAGCTTCACCGCACTCACCTCCTACCTCCCGCGTTCGCTACAGCACGCCTGCCGCGGCCAGGACCTCTATGATTGCCTCGGCGGGGGGCTTCGCCCCCCTTCCGACCCCTCCCCCTCGCTTGCGCGGGCCGGGTACCCGCGAAGCGGGTGCGCGCTCGAAATCCGCTACAGAAGCCCGGCGGCGGCCAGGACCTCTTTGATTTCCTCGATGGCGTCGCCGTCCGGCGTGCTAAGCGGAGCCCGGCACAGCCCGCCGTAGAAGCCCTGGAGGTCCAGGGCCGCTTTGAGCCCGCCGATCCCGTGGCGAGCGTGGACGACGCGGTCCGCGACCATGAGGCGGTAGACGATCTCGCGCGCCTCGTCCCAGCGACCCTGCCGGGCCAGCGCGTAGACCTCGCAGTACTCCCGGGCGGCGATGTTGGCGAGCGCCAGGATCCCGCCCGAGGACCCGAGCGCCAGCGACGGCAGCAGCGCCGCCGCCGCCCCCACCAGGACGTGGAACGACTTGGGCGTCTGGTGGATGATCTGGCCAGCCTGGGCGATGTTCGCCGAGGAGTCCTTGATCCCGCAGACGTTGGGGTGCTCGGCGATCCGGGCCACGGTCTCGGCCTCCAGGTTGACACCGGTGTTCTGGGGGAAGTTGTAGAGCAGCACCGGGAGCGGCGAGGCCTCGGCGACCGCCAGGTAGTGGCGGATCTGGCTCTGAGGTTGGGTCAGGGCCCGCTTGTAGTAGTTCGGGGTGATCACGATGACCGCGTCGGCCCCGATCTCGGCGGCGCGCCTGCTCCGCTGGATCGTCACCTGCGTGGATTCAGCCCCGGTTCCGGCGATGAACGCCTTCTCCTTCGGAATCGCTTCCCGAGCCGCGACGAGCACCCGGTCACGCTCCGCCTCCGTGAGGAGCGGGAACTCCCCCGTGGAGCCCAACACCACGTAGCCCGCCAGGTCGGTCTGGTTCCACCGCTCGAGGTTCGCCTTGAGCCTCTCGGTGGCCGCGTCCTCGCCGCGGAACGGCGTGGGCACCGGGATGAAGACCCCTTCGAACTCACGCATCCGCACTCTCCTTGAGCCGGGCCTGGGCTGCCGCCAGCCGGGCGATCGGGATCATAAAGGGTGAACAGGACACGTAGTTCATCCGAACCCTGTGGCAGAACTCAACCGACGACGGCTCACCGCCGTGCTCGCCGCAGATCCCCACCTTCAAGTCGGGGCGGGTCCTCCGACCCCGCTCGATCCCGATCCGGATCAGCTCCCCGACCCCCTCCTGATCCAGGATCGAGAACGGGTCTGCCGGCAGGAGCCCCTTGTCGAGGTAGAGGGGGAGGAACTTCGCGATGTCGTCGCGGCTGTATCCGAAGGTCATCTGGGTCAGGTCGTTCGTGCCGAAGGAGAAG
Above is a window of Candidatus Rokuibacteriota bacterium DNA encoding:
- the ilvN gene encoding acetolactate synthase small subunit yields the protein MQNGTEPRKHTIAVLVENRFGVLSRVAGLFSARGYNIESLSVGETLDPTVSRMTLVVRGAEFVIEQVIKQLHKLIDVIKVTDLTEENHVERELVLMKVNAEPANRAEVLRTVDIFRAKVVDVTPTTFTLEATGDEQKIDAIVELLRPFGIQELVRTGKVAIARGSKARVRRSEEKLGKAKAADGALSQDPRIVGFAD
- the ilvB gene encoding biosynthetic-type acetolactate synthase large subunit, coding for MKLSGARIFLECLKREGVDVVFGLPGGAVLPIYDALYDFAGLKHILVRQEAAAGHAAEGYSRTTGKVGVALVTSGPAATNLVTALQDAYMDSIPIVAFTGQVPTHLIGNDAFQEADNVGITRPCTKHNFLVKDGSELGTIVKEAFHIASTGRPGPVHVDLPKDVLVKEWEFHYPERVHLRSYNPTYEGHPGQIKKAAKAMLRAKRPVLYVGGGVISSDAYRELLKLAELTQIPVTTTLMGLGAFPSEHPLSLDMLGMHGTYYANMAVYNSDCLIAVGARFDDRVTGKVEFFAPNAEIIHVDIDPSSISKNIQVHIPIVGDARRVLAKLIEAIKEEVRDDVPSIVREARKQWHAQIAEWKARFPLRYDWDDEVIKPQYVMQEISNLTRGEALIVTGVGQHQMWAAQYYRFKYPRHWCTSGGLGTMGYGLPTALGVQAAHPDMLVVNIDGDGSFVMNSQELATCFESRLPVKTVIINNGYHGMVRQWQEIIYKERYCSIDLSASPDFVKLAEAYGCVGIRATKPSEVVPALEKAFVTPGPVVVDMMVDREEDVFPMVPAGGANKDMILDRPGKAVKERAAKSQTGF
- a CDS encoding dihydrodipicolinate synthase family protein, whose product is MREFEGVFIPVPTPFRGEDAATERLKANLERWNQTDLAGYVVLGSTGEFPLLTEAERDRVLVAAREAIPKEKAFIAGTGAESTQVTIQRSRRAAEIGADAVIVITPNYYKRALTQPQSQIRHYLAVAEASPLPVLLYNFPQNTGVNLEAETVARIAEHPNVCGIKDSSANIAQAGQIIHQTPKSFHVLVGAAAALLPSLALGSSGGILALANIAAREYCEVYALARQGRWDEAREIVYRLMVADRVVHARHGIGGLKAALDLQGFYGGLCRAPLSTPDGDAIEEIKEVLAAAGLL